Proteins found in one ANME-2 cluster archaeon genomic segment:
- the ccsA gene encoding cytochrome c biogenesis protein CcsA: MVKNMKNTDRKKYLYAATVIFILAAILIIFLYAPVPINPGERGTYTDTEGQVLYVSNDAQWANYVYSFYIAYFHIAIALTSYMAFLLVMIFSILYLRDGEQKWDLKAAASAEVGVIFAGLTLISGSIWAKAAWGHYWPPGDIRLNTSLVLFFIYIAYLMVRQAVDMPEKRARLSAVFGIIGFISVPISFMSIRIWSATNHPTVLGPGGGGITGSAIIIPMLMNIVAFFLLCISLIIYKTDNVTLQEELIAAKQKKGV, encoded by the coding sequence AAATACCTCTATGCTGCCACTGTTATATTTATACTTGCAGCCATCCTTATTATTTTCTTATATGCACCTGTACCTATAAACCCTGGCGAACGGGGTACATATACAGATACTGAAGGACAGGTTCTTTATGTATCCAATGATGCCCAATGGGCGAACTATGTATACAGTTTCTATATCGCATATTTCCATATCGCAATAGCCCTTACCTCATACATGGCCTTTCTGCTGGTAATGATATTCAGCATCCTCTACCTGCGGGATGGGGAACAGAAATGGGACCTTAAAGCTGCAGCATCGGCTGAGGTTGGTGTCATCTTTGCAGGACTGACCCTCATCTCAGGTTCCATATGGGCCAAGGCGGCATGGGGACACTACTGGCCGCCCGGTGATATACGGCTCAATACCTCGCTGGTACTGTTCTTCATATATATTGCTTACCTCATGGTAAGGCAAGCTGTTGACATGCCAGAGAAAAGGGCTCGTCTTAGTGCGGTATTCGGCATTATAGGTTTTATCAGCGTCCCTATCAGTTTCATGAGCATCAGGATATGGTCTGCTACCAATCATCCGACTGTACTGGGTCCGGGCGGCGGTGGAATTACAGGAAGTGCAATAATAATCCCTATGCTAATGAATATAGTCGCATTTTTCCTATTGTGTATTTCATTGATAATCTACAAAACAGATAATGTGACTTTACAGGAAGAACTTATAGCAGCCAAACAAAAGAAAGGCGTTTGA
- the proC gene encoding pyrroline-5-carboxylate reductase: protein MKNLTIGFIGTGKMGEALIRGMINAGLVKPERVCASDIDEQKLSTMAEELGIVVSCDNLHTLEKADVVVLAVKPQIIRYVLQGIKESIIKEHLFISIAAGVNIDSLADELPGGTRIVRVMPNICATVGEAASAICPGDAATEADVETTRKILGSVGRTVVVDEHLMDAVTGLSGSGPAFVFMIIEALADGGVHQGLDRITAQTLAAQTVLGAAKMVLESGQHPGELKDMVTSPGGTTIRGIEALEKRKVRGAVMSAVIAASERSRELGK, encoded by the coding sequence ATGAAAAACTTGACCATAGGATTTATTGGAACAGGTAAGATGGGGGAGGCACTTATCAGGGGCATGATAAATGCCGGCCTGGTGAAACCTGAAAGGGTATGTGCCAGTGATATTGATGAGCAGAAACTAAGTACGATGGCAGAGGAACTGGGAATTGTTGTTTCCTGCGATAACCTGCATACACTGGAGAAGGCGGATGTGGTCGTACTTGCAGTGAAGCCCCAGATAATCAGGTATGTGCTGCAGGGTATCAAGGAATCAATCATAAAGGAGCACCTGTTCATCTCTATTGCAGCGGGTGTGAATATCGACAGCCTGGCTGATGAACTGCCTGGAGGGACCCGGATTGTAAGGGTCATGCCTAACATCTGCGCCACAGTTGGCGAGGCTGCTTCGGCTATATGTCCGGGAGATGCAGCTACTGAAGCGGACGTGGAAACCACCCGGAAGATACTGGGTTCAGTGGGCCGGACTGTTGTTGTGGATGAGCACCTGATGGATGCTGTTACCGGGCTATCCGGCAGCGGACCTGCATTTGTTTTTATGATAATAGAGGCACTGGCAGATGGCGGCGTGCACCAGGGACTGGACAGGATTACGGCGCAGACGTTAGCGGCCCAGACCGTGCTGGGTGCGGCAAAGATGGTACTGGAGTCTGGCCAGCATCCGGGTGAATTGAAGGATATGGTGACCTCTCCTGGCGGTACTACTATCAGGGGTATTGAGGCGCTTGAGAAGAGGAAGGTCAGGGGTGCTGTTATGAGTGCGGTGATAGCTGCATCCGAAAGGTCCAGGGAACTTGGCAAATAG
- a CDS encoding DUF2283 domain-containing protein, with translation MVRKSKLSKYDYDLQNDSIFFYGEDKKYKSSVELEGVILDFNEEDYLTGIEILDASEKFNISKADLLNIKNFDATIIISKENIDVRMKMEYYKRNKLIDTNLNALTLNTMNLPSSTQGIAVTC, from the coding sequence ATGGTAAGAAAGTCAAAATTAAGCAAATACGATTACGATCTCCAAAATGATAGTATTTTCTTTTATGGAGAAGACAAAAAGTACAAGTCTTCCGTTGAATTAGAAGGTGTTATTCTTGATTTTAATGAAGAAGATTATTTAACAGGCATTGAAATTCTAGATGCATCTGAAAAATTCAACATTTCAAAAGCTGACCTCCTTAACATTAAAAATTTTGATGCGACTATAATAATTAGCAAAGAAAACATAGATGTACGAATGAAGATGGAATATTATAAAAGAAACAAATTAATTGATACAAATTTGAACGCACTTACATTAAATACCATGAATCTTCCATCTAGCACACAAGGAATTGCTGTTACTTGTTGA
- a CDS encoding DUF5615 family PIN-like protein produces MKIFVDENIPLMTVRVLREMGHDVRDIRGTAQMGMTDDALWEIAQQEGRLLITTDKGFTHHREELHHGILIVRLKQPNRYKIHERVMQAMALFTAEEWRDSLVVMRDVMQSVWRTGGGS; encoded by the coding sequence ATGAAGATTTTCGTGGACGAAAACATACCATTGATGACCGTTCGGGTGCTGCGTGAAATGGGGCACGACGTGCGAGACATTCGCGGCACAGCGCAGATGGGTATGACCGATGATGCTCTCTGGGAGATAGCTCAGCAAGAAGGGCGATTGTTGATCACAACAGACAAGGGGTTTACGCATCATCGTGAGGAACTCCACCACGGCATTCTGATTGTGCGCCTCAAACAGCCGAATCGATACAAGATTCACGAGCGCGTCATGCAAGCAATGGCTTTATTTACGGCAGAGGAGTGGCGTGATTCGCTGGTTGTGATGCGGGATGTGATGCAAAGTGTGTGGCGGACTGGTGGGGGGAGCTAA
- a CDS encoding metal-dependent transcriptional regulator, with the protein MTNERIEEYLETILYLTNKNKGPAKTNQIAEELKLSPPSVTEMIRKLSGSGYIKYTPYHGVTLTSKGCTEAMRIKRRHQLLETFLVDVLDLDPKFAHTEACEMEHSISETTLEKMCAYMGHPEICPDGNPIGHGECCPTKAPNASYRDYIPLSELKEGEQGTIKIISLTREIKDRLSSIGLIPDQEIQVKRKLGEGTLSITAMGTEVAVGKNIASKIMVQSHGA; encoded by the coding sequence ATGACAAACGAACGAATTGAAGAATATCTTGAAACCATACTTTACCTTACCAATAAAAACAAGGGTCCTGCAAAGACTAACCAGATAGCTGAAGAATTAAAACTCTCACCCCCAAGTGTTACTGAGATGATCCGGAAACTTTCCGGATCCGGTTATATTAAATACACACCTTACCACGGCGTAACCCTAACCTCAAAAGGATGCACTGAAGCAATGAGGATCAAACGCCGCCATCAACTGCTTGAAACCTTCCTTGTTGACGTACTGGATCTGGACCCTAAGTTTGCCCATACAGAAGCCTGTGAAATGGAACATTCCATCTCAGAGACAACACTTGAAAAGATGTGCGCCTACATGGGGCATCCGGAAATATGCCCTGACGGGAATCCCATCGGCCATGGTGAATGCTGTCCTACCAAAGCGCCCAACGCATCATATCGTGATTATATTCCGCTGTCAGAATTAAAAGAAGGTGAGCAAGGCACCATTAAGATCATATCCTTAACCAGGGAGATAAAAGACAGGCTGTCGTCCATAGGCCTCATACCTGACCAGGAGATACAGGTGAAACGAAAACTGGGGGAGGGCACCCTCTCTATCACAGCCATGGGCACCGAAGTTGCTGTGGGGAAAAATATAGCCAGCAAGATAATGGTCCAGAGCCATGGGGCGTGA
- a CDS encoding DUF433 domain-containing protein, with protein MYPRISINPKICHGQACIKGTRIPVHQIIHMLANGDTIEELLEEYPSLERKDIFTCLDYAASLAEEQVTPIEALASAV; from the coding sequence ATGTATCCCCGTATTTCAATCAATCCAAAGATTTGCCACGGGCAGGCTTGCATCAAAGGGACCCGTATTCCTGTCCACCAGATCATACACATGCTGGCCAATGGAGACACAATTGAGGAACTCCTGGAAGAATATCCTTCACTCGAACGGAAGGATATTTTTACTTGTCTTGACTACGCAGCGTCACTGGCTGAAGAGCAAGTTACTCCCATTGAGGCGTTGGCGAGTGCAGTATGA
- a CDS encoding MBL fold metallo-hydrolase: MNLRFLGGCGEVGRSAILLDDNVLLDYGMKPAEPPLYPVGGVRPDSVIVSHGHLDHCGVVPNLMDIKPNIFMTPVTKDLSSLLARDTMKIARAKGQVLPFIIEDVRDFELHTYSIDYGTGFDASGYEGMLYDAGHIPGSSSVYLENKSGSLLYTGDIDTRDTNLLGPAENLPVADIAIVESTYFGTEHTVRSKLERDFIDSIKQTVEGGGWAIIPAFAIGRTQEVVMILEKYGIRPYVDGMGVDVYKLLKKHPSYLKDPGRLDKAFKDAFRVDPRERSRLMDEPCVIVTTAGMLNGGPVLYYLKHIHDDPRSKILLTGYQVEGTNGRMALKRGYYEDRGRSVRISAQIELYDFSAHSGDSSLKELVTQQVNGGCQLVVCMHGDNTQGFASWISQNLEVNAVSPVNGDQIYI; this comes from the coding sequence ATAAACCTACGATTCCTTGGCGGCTGCGGTGAAGTAGGCCGCTCTGCAATACTACTTGACGATAACGTCCTGCTGGACTACGGCATGAAACCTGCCGAACCCCCCTTATACCCGGTCGGTGGTGTGCGCCCGGATTCTGTCATCGTATCCCATGGTCACCTGGACCACTGTGGTGTGGTGCCCAACCTAATGGACATAAAACCTAACATATTCATGACACCAGTAACCAAAGACCTGTCATCACTACTGGCCAGGGACACCATGAAGATCGCAAGAGCAAAGGGCCAGGTGCTACCATTTATTATCGAAGATGTCAGGGATTTTGAACTGCATACCTATTCAATAGATTACGGCACCGGATTTGATGCCTCAGGCTATGAAGGCATGCTGTATGACGCCGGACACATCCCGGGTTCGTCAAGCGTATATCTTGAGAACAAGAGCGGCAGCCTGCTGTATACAGGTGATATAGACACCAGGGACACCAACCTGCTTGGTCCGGCCGAAAACCTGCCAGTTGCAGATATAGCAATAGTGGAAAGTACCTACTTCGGTACTGAACACACAGTAAGGTCGAAGCTTGAGCGGGATTTTATAGATTCAATAAAACAGACTGTGGAAGGCGGAGGATGGGCAATAATACCTGCCTTTGCTATCGGGCGCACCCAGGAAGTGGTCATGATACTTGAAAAATACGGTATACGGCCCTATGTGGACGGCATGGGAGTGGATGTCTACAAGCTCCTCAAAAAACATCCTTCATACCTAAAGGACCCGGGCCGTCTTGATAAAGCTTTCAAGGACGCTTTTAGAGTGGATCCAAGGGAACGGTCACGATTAATGGATGAACCCTGTGTCATAGTGACCACCGCAGGTATGTTGAACGGGGGTCCTGTATTGTACTACCTGAAGCACATCCATGACGACCCAAGGTCAAAGATATTACTGACCGGGTACCAGGTAGAAGGCACCAACGGAAGAATGGCACTTAAACGGGGATACTACGAGGACAGGGGCAGGTCCGTCCGGATCAGCGCACAGATCGAACTCTATGATTTCTCAGCACACAGTGGTGACAGCAGCCTCAAGGAACTGGTCACGCAGCAGGTGAATGGCGGCTGCCAGCTTGTGGTTTGCATGCACGGCGACAATACCCAGGGTTTTGCATCATGGATAAGCCAGAACCTGGAAGTGAATGCGGTATCACCTGTCAACGGTGACCAGATTTATATTTAA
- a CDS encoding aldehyde ferredoxin oxidoreductase family protein — MSINGGYFMKVLHVDLNECKTYVEEVDEEFALKYIGGRGWGARLVWEHLKEDTDPLSPENIIVIAPGPLSGLYLPSAGKTSICSISPTTGIYGDSNIGGMFGVELRQAGFDAMVIKGKAPELSYLWIDDDDIQLKSAENYAGMGSIETEHQLREDIGDETVKVASIGPAGEKMVKMACITADWGRNAGRTGMGAILGSKNLKAIAIRGTRDLPVADLKRLTGISDKSFKKLSRHNLFEFWQRQGLMSVIDYANTAGIIPTHNFKDTHFEEADKINGDVMELEYKIGDTACFGCPMACGNVNLVKDGKYAGTVIEGPEYETAAMFGSNVGVSDFSAILRANYLCDEYGIDTITAGSLISVMIEAYEKDLVTLEDLDGMALNWGDDESVMEMIRKIAFREGVGDTLAEGAYGVIERWPQLAPIVNHVKGLDQSAYDARVAITMALGYATSDIGAHHARAWPVAKELEMGCNWDLNEKADLVIYHQTVRPLFDMLGVCRLPWIELGFDENTYAEFFSAAVGIEFTLEELLKLSNDVYNLTRAINIRLGLTRDDDRPPERVFNDPIKTGPHAGKVLNRDEFREILDIYYQRRGWDNDGIPTDETLKASGLEDAIEYMKPKRKAE, encoded by the coding sequence GTGAGCATTAATGGCGGATATTTCATGAAGGTCCTGCATGTTGACCTGAACGAGTGCAAAACCTATGTAGAAGAAGTAGATGAGGAGTTTGCCTTAAAATACATAGGTGGAAGAGGTTGGGGTGCCAGGCTGGTATGGGAGCACTTGAAAGAGGATACTGACCCCTTAAGCCCCGAAAATATCATCGTAATAGCTCCCGGCCCTCTGTCAGGATTATACCTGCCATCAGCCGGAAAAACATCCATTTGTTCCATCAGCCCGACCACAGGCATATACGGGGACAGTAATATAGGCGGCATGTTCGGAGTGGAACTGCGCCAGGCAGGATTCGATGCAATGGTTATCAAGGGTAAGGCACCCGAGTTATCCTACCTCTGGATAGATGATGATGATATCCAGTTAAAGAGTGCTGAAAACTATGCAGGTATGGGCAGCATAGAGACCGAACACCAGTTGCGTGAGGATATCGGTGATGAGACCGTGAAGGTGGCATCGATCGGTCCTGCCGGTGAGAAAATGGTCAAAATGGCGTGTATTACTGCTGACTGGGGACGCAATGCCGGACGTACCGGCATGGGTGCCATTCTGGGTTCAAAGAACCTGAAAGCCATTGCCATAAGGGGCACCAGGGACCTGCCTGTTGCAGACCTGAAACGCCTTACCGGAATCAGTGACAAATCATTCAAGAAACTTTCCAGGCACAACCTGTTCGAGTTCTGGCAGCGCCAGGGCCTGATGAGTGTCATCGATTATGCCAATACGGCAGGCATCATACCCACACACAACTTCAAGGATACCCATTTCGAGGAAGCTGATAAGATAAACGGCGACGTCATGGAACTGGAATACAAGATTGGTGATACTGCCTGTTTTGGCTGTCCCATGGCCTGTGGTAATGTGAACCTGGTCAAGGACGGAAAGTATGCGGGCACGGTCATCGAGGGCCCCGAATACGAGACTGCTGCCATGTTCGGCTCCAATGTAGGTGTTAGTGATTTTAGTGCCATACTCAGGGCCAACTACCTGTGTGACGAATACGGTATAGATACCATTACAGCAGGCAGCCTCATCAGTGTCATGATAGAGGCCTATGAGAAAGACCTGGTCACACTGGAAGACCTGGACGGCATGGCACTGAACTGGGGCGATGACGAAAGTGTCATGGAAATGATACGCAAGATAGCCTTCAGGGAAGGTGTTGGTGATACACTGGCAGAGGGTGCATATGGCGTGATAGAACGCTGGCCTCAACTGGCACCCATTGTAAACCATGTGAAGGGACTGGACCAGTCTGCATACGATGCCAGGGTTGCCATAACCATGGCGCTGGGATATGCCACTTCAGATATTGGGGCACACCATGCAAGAGCCTGGCCTGTTGCAAAAGAACTGGAGATGGGATGCAACTGGGACCTTAACGAAAAGGCAGATCTGGTCATATATCACCAGACCGTACGTCCCCTGTTCGATATGCTGGGTGTGTGCAGGCTGCCCTGGATAGAACTGGGATTTGATGAGAATACCTATGCCGAGTTCTTTAGTGCGGCTGTAGGTATTGAGTTCACACTGGAAGAACTATTGAAACTAAGTAATGATGTATACAACCTGACCCGTGCTATCAATATCAGGCTGGGACTGACCAGGGATGATGACAGGCCGCCTGAACGGGTGTTCAATGACCCGATCAAGACGGGTCCCCATGCGGGAAAGGTGTTGAACAGGGATGAGTTCAGGGAGATACTGGATATATATTACCAGCGCAGGGGCTGGGATAATGATGGCATACCCACGGATGAGACGCTGAAAGCCAGCGGTCTTGAGGATGCTATAGAGTATATGAAGCCTAAGCGAAAGGCAGAGTAA
- a CDS encoding DUF1624 domain-containing protein, translating to MDKFADKRFWEIDFLRGIAILLMIIFHALYDFNYFGNYNFNLHSGLWSFVGRTSAIMFIFVVGISLTLSHSRVAGKNISKQEIYQKYIKRGARIFSWGLIITLITWLFLKDGVVVFGILHFIGLSIILAYPFLGLRTYNLLIGAGIIFSGLYLSDLAFNFPWLLWLGFKPYGFYTFDYFPILPWFGIILIGIFAGNSLYPDHTRKFDIKNHTGFLPIRLFCMLGRRSLLIYLIHQPILIALLYLFGFVDIGLLF from the coding sequence ATGGATAAGTTTGCAGACAAAAGATTCTGGGAAATTGACTTCCTTCGCGGAATTGCGATACTCCTGATGATTATTTTTCATGCACTATATGACTTCAATTACTTTGGTAACTACAATTTTAATCTCCATTCAGGACTATGGTCCTTTGTAGGGCGTACATCTGCCATTATGTTCATTTTTGTTGTTGGAATATCCCTGACCCTAAGTCACTCAAGAGTAGCAGGAAAGAATATCTCGAAACAGGAGATATATCAAAAATACATAAAAAGAGGAGCCCGGATATTTTCATGGGGTCTTATCATCACCCTCATCACGTGGCTATTTTTGAAAGATGGCGTTGTTGTATTCGGAATACTTCATTTCATCGGCCTTTCGATCATACTGGCATATCCATTTTTAGGACTACGCACATACAACCTGCTGATAGGTGCGGGCATCATATTTTCAGGTCTGTATTTAAGCGACCTTGCTTTTAATTTCCCCTGGTTGCTATGGCTTGGGTTTAAGCCATACGGATTCTACACTTTCGACTATTTCCCGATCCTCCCTTGGTTTGGCATAATCCTGATCGGCATATTTGCCGGCAATTCATTGTACCCTGATCACACGAGAAAATTTGACATCAAAAACCACACCGGGTTTTTACCGATACGATTGTTCTGCATGCTTGGGAGAAGATCATTACTGATATACCTGATCCATCAACCAATACTGATCGCTTTGTTGTACCTTTTTGGTTTTGTGGATATTGGGTTACTATTTTGA
- a CDS encoding tRNA (cytidine(56)-2'-O)-methyltransferase, which yields MNIVVLRLGHRPERDQRVTTHVGLTARALGASGMLLASDDRGVINSINEVTGRWGGDFFARSVDSWKQEVRQWQDSGGKVVHLTMYGQNLPGVLDEISGTKSVMVVVGAEKVPPDIYQVADWNVAVGNQPHSEIASLAVFLDRLHAIRGTDPLTQAFQGGTLKIVPSGRGKIVKEV from the coding sequence ATGAATATTGTAGTGCTGAGGCTCGGCCACCGGCCCGAGCGGGACCAGCGGGTCACCACACATGTCGGGCTGACAGCCCGGGCTCTGGGTGCGTCGGGAATGCTGCTTGCTTCGGATGACCGTGGTGTTATTAACAGCATAAACGAAGTGACCGGGCGTTGGGGCGGCGATTTCTTTGCCAGGTCAGTGGATTCGTGGAAACAGGAGGTACGACAGTGGCAGGACTCAGGCGGTAAGGTGGTGCACCTGACCATGTACGGCCAGAACCTGCCCGGTGTACTGGATGAGATATCAGGCACAAAGTCTGTAATGGTGGTTGTAGGTGCTGAAAAGGTCCCTCCTGATATCTACCAGGTGGCTGACTGGAACGTGGCAGTTGGAAACCAGCCCCATTCAGAGATCGCATCCCTGGCAGTGTTCCTTGACAGGCTTCATGCGATTCGGGGCACGGACCCTTTGACACAGGCATTCCAGGGAGGTACACTGAAGATCGTCCCATCCGGGCGGGGAAAAATAGTAAAGGAGGTATAG
- a CDS encoding 4Fe-4S dicluster domain-containing protein codes for MRKKLTVIPERCSGCRVCELVCAISHAGVNNPKKANIRVISLYPHPVIKMPIVCEQCKKPKCRDACPTDAIVVTDGVVTILEDRCISCHACVSACHIGAIFVHEDIDTPFKCDMCGGNPKCVAACPKKAILYVPEHTLGQAHRLASALQYANMQEVEYFEHGEKKKLRYAEIETGGTRGDSR; via the coding sequence TTGCGCAAAAAGCTGACAGTGATACCGGAAAGATGTTCCGGCTGCAGGGTGTGTGAACTTGTATGTGCCATATCCCATGCCGGTGTTAACAATCCAAAAAAGGCTAACATAAGAGTCATTTCACTTTATCCGCATCCTGTTATCAAGATGCCCATAGTATGTGAGCAGTGCAAGAAGCCGAAATGCAGGGATGCATGTCCCACCGATGCCATTGTGGTCACAGATGGTGTGGTAACCATACTGGAGGATAGGTGTATCTCCTGCCATGCCTGTGTGAGCGCATGTCATATCGGTGCCATATTCGTGCATGAAGATATCGACACACCATTCAAATGCGACATGTGCGGCGGCAACCCAAAGTGCGTAGCAGCATGTCCCAAAAAAGCCATCCTGTATGTCCCCGAGCATACCCTGGGTCAGGCACACCGCTTAGCATCAGCATTACAGTATGCCAATATGCAGGAAGTAGAATATTTTGAGCATGGTGAGAAGAAAAAACTGAGATACGCCGAGATAGAGACCGGCGGTACAAGAGGTGATTCCAGGTGA